In Carya illinoinensis cultivar Pawnee chromosome 16, C.illinoinensisPawnee_v1, whole genome shotgun sequence, a single window of DNA contains:
- the LOC122299897 gene encoding uncharacterized protein LOC122299897, translating to MSTQPNQPHRMSGADWLKYFRYMPERDSPSDVRNALLVVMALIAAATFQAALNPPGGVWQQTMNDNGIWIGLVSFVATYASSTISLNIRSAACLNGQLVAVAIFFPVVTMFVAEGARRRFSTGQ from the exons ATGTCTACCCAACCCAACCAGCCTCACCGAATGTCCGGAGCGGATTGGCTTAAATACTTCCGTTATATGCCAGAACGAGATTCCCCCAGTGATGTACGAAATGCACTTCTAGTGGTGATGGCACTGATTGCTGCCGCTACCTTCCAAGCTGCACTCAACCCTCCCGGTGGTGTTTGGCAACAAACCATGAACGACAATGGG ATATGGATTGGCTTAGTCTCATTTGTCGCTACATACGCTAGTTCGACTATCTCCTTAAACATTCGCAGTGCTGCTTGTCTAAACGGACAACTCGTCGCCGTTGCAATTTTTTTTCCAGTTGTAACGATGTTTGTTGCAGAGGGGGCGCGGCGTAGATTTTCAACTGGTCAATAG